The Eptesicus fuscus isolate TK198812 chromosome 20, DD_ASM_mEF_20220401, whole genome shotgun sequence genome contains the following window.
GCTCCAGAGACCGCCGGGGAGAGGCGAGGGGCCCACAGCCTGGCCTCTGACCCCATCTCAAGCCCTTTCCCCACACACAGCCATCGCCGGGCGGGAGAGACGGATCTGCTGCCCAGAACAGTGACAGTGGGGATTCCGGAGTAGAACCGATGACGCCACTGCTGCTCCTTCTGTGTTCCTTTGGAATTCCCCAGCAGGTTTTCTTAGATTCCACTTTCCGGTCATTCTGTGTTTGGGGCTCTCACCCGCCCAGTTCCAGCCAATGAGAAAGTGGCCCACCCCCCAGCAGCGCCTGCAGGTCCCTGAACTAGACCCCAAGGGGCTGCCTGTCCATCACGCTGGGGAAGCCTCCACACAGGGCACCACCCGCCCCTTCCTGAGTGACCACAGCAGCTTCCCTCCCCGGAAACGGACCTGGGCGTGTGCACGCCCTTCCACCTCACCTGGAAATCCGCCGTCCcttcaaccccccaccccccaccccagataAGGCCCtcggcctgccctcctccccgtCCTGCTCCTCGCTCAGCCCTCTGCACCCTCGGGCCGCCCACCGGCCTCTCGGGCCTTTGCTCAGCTGTGCCCTCCGCGCCGAACTCCTGTCCTCATCCTGGGGTCCAGGTGGAGGCTCCTTCGggacaggcggggggggggggggacgctgCCTGTGCACCTGTGCGACCTGGAGGTTTTGCAGCCACAACCTGGGCTGTGGCTTCTGTCACTGGAAGGACGATGCCCTCGGCTCCCACCCCGGGCGCATCCGCTCCCGCCGCCCCGCGAGCCCCCGAGGGCGGGGCGGGCCAGGTCGCACCCCTGGGCGCCCGCACCGGCCCCGCAGGGAGGGGTCGGGCCGGCGGACACCGGGGCAGGGAGGCTGCGGAGGGGCCGCCCTCGGGGAGGGTCCCTTTCAATGGGAGACGGGACCTCGGTCCCGCTCGGGGGCGGCAGCTTCGAGGCCGAAAGGCGGCCCGGGCGCCACGTCCccacgccccctcctcccgcGCCCGGGTCGGGGCGCCCCAAGCGGGGCCGcgcggggcggggtgggtggggcgcACGGGCCTCCGCGACCCGCccgggccctgcccagccctcgcGGCCGCCGCGCCAGGGCGGGTCCCGGCCGCGCCCgctccgcccccgccgccgcctcacctcgccgccgccgccgccgccgccagctgGGCCCGGCCGGAAGTGACGCGCCGCGCACGCGCCGCGCAGGAGCCGGGCCACGTGACCCCGGCGCGGGGCGCGCTGCACGCCGCGTCTGCGGGAAGGAAGGCAGCACCGAGGGCTCAGGCGTCACGTTTATTGAAAAAGTACAAAGTGTCACAATACAAAATGCACCTGGAGAAAAAGCCAGGCCGGGGGCGCGCGCGTggggggcgcgcgggggcggGCGCGCGTGGCGGGCCGGCTCAGCCCATGCCGGTGCCCTGGAAGAGCTCCACCAAGTCCTTGAAGTCGGGGTCGATGAGGTCGGCGGGCAGGTCGCCGTCGTCGTTGGCCGCCTTCCTGTCCGCTCCCCGCGAGAGGAGGTACCTGCGCGCAGGGCGGCCTGGTTGCAGCGGGAGAGGCTGCgggacctgcccccaccccggggcCCAGCTGGAGCCGGGACCCGCCTGCCTTCCTATTCCAGGTGGGCTGAGGGGCGAGAACCGGCCCCTTTGGGAACTGCCCCGGGCTTCCCGTCTGCCCCCggagggcacagggcagaggaGACGCCAGCGGCCCCGAGGGCCCTTGGCTACACCGCCAGGGCCAGCTTGGGGGGACACCTGCTGGAGGCTGCTGGAGGccgggactggggtggggggagaaagctCGGTCCCCCTCACCTGGCGATGTCGGGGTACCCGTCGCTGCAGGCGATGTGCAGGGGCGTCCAGCCCGTCTCGTCGCGCTGGTGGATGTCTGCCCCGTACCTGACCAGCAGCTTCACGCACTCCAGGTTCCCAGACAGGACTGCTTCGTGCAGGGCTGCCAGGCCTGGGCGGGACcggacaggacaggacagagcGGGTCAGGGCGGAGGCCACCCCCTGCCGCCCACAGACCTCGGCTGGCCCTGCAGGCGCTC
Protein-coding sequences here:
- the PPP1R27 gene encoding protein phosphatase 1 regulatory subunit 27, whose protein sequence is MPSRTVRYVAYSPRQRRRRMLAQRSVRFPNDVLFLDHVRQGDLEQVGRFIRARKVALDTLYPSGLAALHEAVLSGNLECVKLLVRYGADIHQRDETGWTPLHIACSDGYPDIARYLLSRGADRKAANDDGDLPADLIDPDFKDLVELFQGTGMG